CCGAAACATTGAATGAACACCACGTTACGGGGTTCCTTGCCGTTGATCTGAATTTTACCCTGTGTGGGCCCGGATGGTGAGGCAAGCCTTTCCAGTTCCAGGCTGGTGATGACGTTCGGATAGCGGCCATATCCGTACTCCGGCTTCAATCTTGGATCGAAGGTGCCAAATCCGGTGGCCAGGATAATCGCGCCCACCTCAAACTCAACGGTTTCTGCCTTCTGCTCACATCCGTCTCCTGCACTTACAGGCTCCTTATTGACTTTAGCCTTGAAATTACCGATGTACCCTTCCACACTCGTCAGCTCCGACGAGGTGAAAACCTCTACATTGGGAAGCTCGCTCAGGGCAGCTATCTTTGGGGCCAACATGGTGCTGGTAGACTCGAGCGTAACAAAGGTTTTATCCAATTCGGCTACATGTCCCCCAAGAGAGGGTTGCCGTTCGATAAGATAGACTTTGAATCCGGCGGTCCCCAAATCCAATGCAGCCTGAATACCCGCAATACCCCCGCCAACTACCAACGCCGCAGGGGTTACTCCGACCTCCTTTGCCTCCAGAGGCCGCAATAAGGACGCCTGCGCTACTGCTGCAGCCACCAACCGTTCTGCTTTCAGGGTGGTCGTTTCCACATTGGGATGCACCTGAGAGCATTGTTCCCTTATATTGGCTCGAGAGAGAAGATAGGGATTGAGCCCTCCTTTTTGAACATTGAGCCGGAAAGCGTTGGTATGCATGTTTGGCGTGCAGGCGGCGATCAGCACTCTATCAAGCCCCTGCTCTTTGATGTCCTTGACGATCATTTCCTGCCCCGGGTCGGAACACATATACATATAGTGCTTGCCTACGACAACGCCAGGCAGAGTTCGAGCAAATTCGGCAACCTCCTCGACATTCACCGTGCCGGCAATATTCGTCCCACAATGGCAGATATATACGCCCATTTTCATGATGCGCCGTTTCCTCTTGTCATTCTTGAAAGCAGGGCGCAGACCATTCCAGCCGCACCGCTTGCCTGAGTTACGGAGTCAGGTATGTCCTTTGGGCCCTGGCAACACCCGGCCATAAAGATTCCGGCCGTCTTGGTCTCCACCGGCCCCAGCTTGGCATGAACTTCCTGGAAAAACCCATCATCGCTCTGAGAAATCTGCAACATGCCGGTCATATTCAGGACGTCCGGCTGCGGCACCATACCGACGGCCAATACCACCAGGTCGGCCTCTTCCTCAAACATCTCTCCCAGCAAGCCGTCTTCCGCCCTCACGATCAGTTTGTCGCCCTTCTTGTAGACCTCCGAGACGCTACTCTTGCGGTAAATCACCTCTTCCTTCTGGACATTTTCATAGAATTCCTCATAGCCCTTGCCGAAGGCTCTGATATCGATATAACATACGGTGACCTTCGCGTCATGGATCCTATACTTTATATAATGAGCCTGCTTTGCAGTGTACATGCAGCAGACCCGAGAGCAGTATCTATTGCCCACCACCTTATCGCGGGAGCCGAAACACTGAATGAACACCACATTGTGAGGCTCTTTGCCGTTGATCAGGACTTTGCCCTTGGTGGGCCCGGATGGAGAGCAGAGCCTTTCCAGTTCCAGACTGGTGATGACGTTCGGATAACGGCCATATCCGAATTCCGGCTTGAGCCGCGCATCAAAGGTATCAAATCCAGTGGCCAGGATGATGGCACCCACCTCTATCTCAACGGTTTCTTCCTTCTGGGCAAAATCTACGGCGCCAGCCAGGCAGTATCTCTCGCAAGACCGGCATTCGATGCATCCTTCTATTTGTCCCGCGAGACACCGTGAAGCTTCTTGAATTGCTGCATCCGTAGCATAACCCGGGGAAACCTCACGGAAACTCTTAACCCTCTCCTCTGCAGGCTCCTCATTTATGTTCAGGCGCTTACGCAAAGGAAAGCGTTTCTTTGAACTTTCGATCTCCTCTTGGGAGAATTTGCCCGGTTGTTTTCTCGTTTCTTCGGGTTTGAGAGGCTCCTTTTGAAGATAGCGATCGATGGAGCGAGCTGCTTTCTTGCCTGCCGCTATGGCGTCAATCACATAAGCCGGCCCGGTGACCACATCTCCCCCTGCGAATATTCCCTCGACATTGGTTGCTCCAGTTCCAGGGTCAACCTCTATCGTGCCACGCTTGGAGAGCGAGATTCCAAGTTCCTTGAGGAACTCAACTTCTAGAGCCTGCCCAAGTGCCGTAATCACTGTGTCTACTGCGATGGTGAACTCTGAGCCCTGGATCGGAATAGGGCGAGGTCGGCCTCCCGCATCCGGTTCCCCAAGCTTCATCCTGATGCATTCTATCTTGGCGAGTTTTCCATTCTCCGATATGAAACGCGTCGGATTAGCCAGAATCTCTATTGCGATTCCTTCTTCTTCCGCCGCTTTCACTTCCTCTTCTGCAGCCGGCATCTCAGCGCGAGAACGACGATACACTATTTTGACATTCTCTGCACCGGAGCGTCTGGCTGTCCTGGCACAGTCAAGAGCCGTATTGCCTCCACCGATCACCGCTACCCTCTTCCGCACATTCACCTTCTCCCCAAGGTTCATCTCCCTTAAAAACTTGATCCCCTCCATGACGCCAGGCTGATCTTCCCCTGCCACTCCAAGCGTCATTCCACCCTGCGCTCCTGTACCAACGAAGACGGCGTCATGTTCCTTTCTGAGTTGTTCTAAGCTGATATCTTTGCCTACCTTAACCCCAGTCCTTATTTCCACACCCAGCTTGGTGATGTAGCCTATCTCCTGGCGCAAAGTCTCTTTAGAAAGACGGTATTCAGGGATTCCATAGCGAAGCATTCCTCCCGGCTCGGGGAGAGACTCGAAAATGGTGACCCCATGCCCTTTTAGGGCCAGATCGTTTGCAGCAGCAAGACCTGCGGGACCTCCGCCGATGACAGCAACCTTTTCCCCCGTCTTCTTAATATTGGGGGCCTCTAATTTCTCGATATTTACCCGGTCAGTGGCCGCCCTCTTGAGCTCTCGGATAGCCATAGGTTCGTCAAGCTGCCCGCGATTACAGACTTTTTCACAGGGAGCGTAGCATATTCGCCCGCAAACAGCAGGGAGAGGATTGGTATCCCGTATCGTCTTGTAGGCGTCTTCGAATCTACCCTCCGCAATCTGTTTGATATAGCCCAGCACATTGGTATGAACGGGACAAGCATCCTGGCACGCTGCTTTACAGGGGCGCTCTTCTCTCTTATCGATAAGGTACTTGTTGGGAACCGCTTGCGGGAACTGGACATAAGTAGCCTTTCTCGTGCTCAGTCCCCGATCAAATCGATTGGTCATCACCACCGGACATCCCGCCGAGCAGGTGCCACAACCGGTACACTTCTTCCAATCAACATACCTGGGTTTTCTTCTGATCTGAACCTTGAAATTACCTTGACTACCCGTAACTTTCGTCACTTCGGAATACGTCATCAATTCTATGTTCGGGTGATTACCTACATCTACCAGCTTGGGGGTCCCCACGCAGGCGGCACAATCCAAAGTGGGGAATACTTTATCGAATTGCGACATATGCCCTCCGATGGAGGGCTCTCTTTCGACCAGATAAACTTTAAATCCGGCGTTAGCGATATCCAATGCCGCCTGCATTCCCGCGATACCCCCGCCCACTACCAACGCTGCTGGCACGTTCTTATTCCCGTTGTTCATAGTAGGAACCTTTTCTTTATCTTAGCAGAGGGCTGGAGTAGTCTGACTCAACCCCCGATCTCGGTCGATGGCAGACCCTTAACCCCCACTCGTTGCGGGAGTTTCCCTCACCCCCTCAATCCCCCTCTCCCGTTTACGGGAGAGGGGGAGGAAAACATCACTTAGGGGACACCCCTAAAACCCCGGCAGAGGGAAGACCCTCTGCACGCCCTGACAAGCGATTGATGGTTAACCGCTGATAACTGGTTACTGAATTCCGCCCCAGCCTTCCGGCAGGAGGAATCCTTA
This genomic stretch from Dehalococcoidia bacterium harbors:
- a CDS encoding NAD(P)-binding protein, which gives rise to MNNGNKNVPAALVVGGGIAGMQAALDIANAGFKVYLVEREPSIGGHMSQFDKVFPTLDCAACVGTPKLVDVGNHPNIELMTYSEVTKVTGSQGNFKVQIRRKPRYVDWKKCTGCGTCSAGCPVVMTNRFDRGLSTRKATYVQFPQAVPNKYLIDKREERPCKAACQDACPVHTNVLGYIKQIAEGRFEDAYKTIRDTNPLPAVCGRICYAPCEKVCNRGQLDEPMAIRELKRAATDRVNIEKLEAPNIKKTGEKVAVIGGGPAGLAAANDLALKGHGVTIFESLPEPGGMLRYGIPEYRLSKETLRQEIGYITKLGVEIRTGVKVGKDISLEQLRKEHDAVFVGTGAQGGMTLGVAGEDQPGVMEGIKFLREMNLGEKVNVRKRVAVIGGGNTALDCARTARRSGAENVKIVYRRSRAEMPAAEEEVKAAEEEGIAIEILANPTRFISENGKLAKIECIRMKLGEPDAGGRPRPIPIQGSEFTIAVDTVITALGQALEVEFLKELGISLSKRGTIEVDPGTGATNVEGIFAGGDVVTGPAYVIDAIAAGKKAARSIDRYLQKEPLKPEETRKQPGKFSQEEIESSKKRFPLRKRLNINEEPAEERVKSFREVSPGYATDAAIQEASRCLAGQIEGCIECRSCERYCLAGAVDFAQKEETVEIEVGAIILATGFDTFDARLKPEFGYGRYPNVITSLELERLCSPSGPTKGKVLINGKEPHNVVFIQCFGSRDKVVGNRYCSRVCCMYTAKQAHYIKYRIHDAKVTVCYIDIRAFGKGYEEFYENVQKEEVIYRKSSVSEVYKKGDKLIVRAEDGLLGEMFEEEADLVVLAVGMVPQPDVLNMTGMLQISQSDDGFFQEVHAKLGPVETKTAGIFMAGCCQGPKDIPDSVTQASGAAGMVCALLSRMTRGNGAS
- a CDS encoding CoB--CoM heterodisulfide reductase iron-sulfur subunit A family protein, which codes for MKMGVYICHCGTNIAGTVNVEEVAEFARTLPGVVVGKHYMYMCSDPGQEMIVKDIKEQGLDRVLIAACTPNMHTNAFRLNVQKGGLNPYLLSRANIREQCSQVHPNVETTTLKAERLVAAAVAQASLLRPLEAKEVGVTPAALVVGGGIAGIQAALDLGTAGFKVYLIERQPSLGGHVAELDKTFVTLESTSTMLAPKIAALSELPNVEVFTSSELTSVEGYIGNFKAKVNKEPVSAGDGCEQKAETVEFEVGAIILATGFGTFDPRLKPEYGYGRYPNVITSLELERLASPSGPTQGKIQINGKEPRNVVFIQCFGSRDKVVGNRYCSRVCCMYTAKQAHYIKSRFPDAKVTVCYIDIRAFGKGYEEFYEDVQKEGVIYRKGSVSEIYKKGDKVAVRAEDTLMGEMFEEEADMVVLAVGMVPKADVRNLTNMLRIAQSSDGFFLEAHPKLGPVETNTDGIYLAGCCQGPKDITDAVTQAHAAACKAAIPLIVGTVKRDPLTASIDEEVCAGCRMCESVCEYGALVFNKRRRIMTVNELLCRGCGACSATCPSGANQTRNSSKKQMMEVISVLV